The Urbifossiella limnaea genome has a window encoding:
- a CDS encoding purine-nucleoside phosphorylase, with the protein MPDYTAFAAAARALAPRAAVVLGSGLGGVVTAFREHVSIPFGDVPGLVPPTVSGHGGRLALGEWGAEPALVFFGRLHFYEGHPWGVVCGPARVAAELGARAFIQTNAVGGIHPSLGPGSLMGVAKHLTLLDGSAWRTPVAASPYSPRLLDVLATAKAARGRTLLTGTYAALTGPSYETPAEIRALAAMGADVVGMSTAREAEAAAALGLEAAAVSCVTNHAAGIGGEPLDHAEVVRNALLAADRLAALLGAAVAAV; encoded by the coding sequence ATGCCCGACTACACCGCGTTTGCCGCCGCCGCCCGCGCGCTCGCCCCCCGGGCGGCCGTCGTGCTGGGCTCCGGCCTCGGCGGCGTCGTCACCGCCTTCCGCGAGCACGTCAGTATTCCGTTCGGTGACGTGCCCGGGCTCGTGCCGCCGACGGTGAGCGGCCACGGCGGCCGACTCGCACTCGGCGAGTGGGGCGCGGAGCCGGCGCTGGTCTTCTTCGGCCGGTTGCACTTCTACGAAGGTCACCCGTGGGGCGTGGTGTGCGGCCCGGCCCGGGTCGCCGCCGAGCTCGGCGCGCGGGCGTTCATCCAGACGAACGCCGTCGGCGGGATTCATCCGTCGCTCGGCCCCGGCAGCCTGATGGGGGTGGCGAAGCACCTCACACTACTCGACGGCTCCGCGTGGCGGACGCCGGTCGCGGCATCGCCGTACTCGCCGCGGCTGCTCGACGTACTCGCCACGGCCAAGGCGGCCCGGGGGCGCACGCTGCTGACCGGCACGTACGCGGCCCTGACCGGCCCGAGCTACGAGACGCCGGCCGAGATCCGGGCGCTGGCGGCGATGGGCGCCGACGTGGTGGGGATGTCCACGGCGCGCGAGGCGGAGGCGGCGGCGGCGCTGGGGCTGGAGGCGGCGGCGGTGTCGTGTGTGACGAACCACGCGGCCGGGATCGGCGGCGAACCGCTCGACCACGCCGAGGTGGTCCGCAACGCCCTGCTGGCGGCGGACCGCCTCGCGGCCCTGCTGGGGGCGGCGGTCGCGGCGGTGTGA
- a CDS encoding cytidylate kinase-like family protein gives MPASPDATAMNEVPVHGFRGDATDDGPAARPRGLTVAVSREAGARGTTLARKVGELLGWQVFDQDHLDYLQMNDGERDQLLADIPASAKAWADAHLARLQQARRIETDDDTARLYRLLFAVAARGDAVLVGRAAGHLLPVESTLHVRVAAPLNTRVAYLAQTLRLTRDEAAEEVRRRDAGRAQFVARTVFLDATDLSGYDLVVNPVRLGLEAAAQLVGWAVRVKQQFAEFRADRTDPDAG, from the coding sequence ATGCCGGCCTCTCCTGACGCGACGGCGATGAACGAGGTTCCGGTCCACGGGTTCCGGGGCGACGCGACCGACGACGGGCCGGCGGCACGGCCGCGCGGGCTCACCGTCGCCGTCAGCCGCGAGGCCGGCGCCCGCGGCACCACCCTCGCCCGCAAGGTCGGCGAGCTCCTCGGCTGGCAGGTGTTCGACCAGGACCACCTCGACTACCTGCAGATGAACGACGGCGAGCGCGACCAACTCCTCGCCGACATCCCGGCGTCGGCGAAGGCCTGGGCCGACGCCCACCTCGCCCGGTTGCAACAGGCCCGCCGGATCGAGACCGACGACGACACCGCCCGGCTCTACCGGCTGCTGTTCGCCGTGGCCGCGCGGGGCGACGCGGTCCTCGTCGGCCGGGCCGCCGGGCACCTGTTGCCGGTCGAATCGACGCTCCACGTCCGCGTCGCGGCGCCGCTGAACACCCGCGTCGCGTACCTCGCGCAGACGCTCCGGCTGACCCGCGACGAGGCCGCGGAAGAGGTGCGTCGGCGCGACGCGGGGCGGGCCCAGTTCGTGGCCCGCACCGTGTTCCTCGACGCCACCGACCTGTCCGGCTACGACCTCGTGGTGAACCCGGTCCGGCTCGGGCTCGAGGCCGCGGCGCAGCTGGTCGGCTGGGCGGTGCGGGTGAAGCAGCAGTTCGCCGAGTTCCGGGCCGACCGCACCGACCCGGACGCCGGTTGA
- a CDS encoding DUF2760 domain-containing protein: MEYAIGAALGAGLVMFLGFVVLTARAGSLGNGLRGLAVAGRAHADPAFNARLTALEGGAAPKPAAPPAPPKPSGAPLRMLAVLQAEARLVDFLLEDIAAASDEQVGQAVREVHKKAGDALRRHAVIETILPGNEGDTTTVAAGFDPSAVRVVGNVAGSPPFTGSINHPGWKVRELKVAPPPAGADEFVLQPAEVQVA, encoded by the coding sequence ATGGAGTACGCGATCGGGGCCGCGCTGGGGGCCGGGCTGGTGATGTTTCTGGGGTTCGTGGTGCTGACGGCCCGCGCCGGGAGCCTCGGCAACGGCCTCCGCGGCCTCGCCGTCGCCGGCCGGGCCCACGCGGACCCGGCGTTCAACGCCAGGCTGACCGCTCTCGAAGGCGGCGCCGCCCCGAAGCCGGCCGCCCCGCCGGCGCCGCCGAAGCCGTCCGGCGCCCCACTGCGGATGCTCGCCGTCCTCCAGGCCGAGGCGCGGCTGGTGGACTTCCTGCTCGAAGACATTGCCGCGGCGTCGGACGAGCAGGTCGGCCAGGCCGTGCGCGAGGTCCACAAGAAGGCCGGGGACGCGCTGCGGCGGCACGCCGTGATCGAGACGATCCTGCCGGGCAACGAGGGGGACACGACCACCGTGGCGGCCGGGTTCGACCCGTCGGCGGTGCGGGTGGTGGGGAACGTGGCGGGGTCGCCGCCGTTCACCGGGTCGATCAACCACCCGGGCTGGAAGGTGCGCGAGTTGAAGGTGGCGCCGCCGCCGGCCGGGGCGGACGAGTTCGTCCTCCAGCCGGCCGAGGTGCAGGTGGCGTAG
- a CDS encoding DUF4303 domain-containing protein, producing MKEDLLAAIRDSLASGAKTFLAEFRAAWPNETMYSFLFELPPEGSYACAAAATEEGLTRVVKKYAAKGYAAGLKDATAALQKWLRWAGPEDGWFQGLNSDAFVPTSKLLDEAFAAEWIKPFDGQLESLAQSALRHLDTEGVFGTGEGREAVVLGVCNIGGDNSDEDFFAWAEEVNPPTVMQRLRREVLESRSMSDRIPSPGWKPPTSGGGA from the coding sequence ATGAAGGAAGACCTACTTGCCGCGATCCGGGACTCTCTCGCATCAGGGGCAAAGACCTTCCTGGCCGAGTTCCGGGCGGCGTGGCCGAATGAGACAATGTACTCGTTCCTGTTCGAGTTGCCCCCGGAGGGTAGCTACGCTTGTGCGGCAGCGGCCACGGAAGAAGGGCTTACCCGGGTGGTGAAGAAGTACGCCGCGAAGGGATATGCGGCCGGGCTGAAAGACGCGACAGCGGCGCTCCAAAAGTGGCTCCGATGGGCTGGTCCCGAAGACGGTTGGTTTCAGGGTCTGAACTCGGACGCCTTCGTGCCGACTAGCAAGCTGTTGGACGAAGCGTTCGCGGCGGAGTGGATCAAGCCGTTCGACGGGCAGCTTGAATCACTTGCCCAGTCAGCACTCCGACATCTCGACACCGAGGGCGTGTTCGGGACTGGTGAGGGCCGTGAAGCTGTTGTGCTCGGTGTGTGCAACATCGGCGGTGACAATAGCGACGAGGATTTCTTCGCCTGGGCCGAAGAAGTGAACCCGCCGACGGTGATGCAACGGCTGCGGCGAGAGGTTTTGGAGAGTCGCTCGATGAGTGACCGGATACCTTCGCCGGGCTGGAAGCCTCCGACAAGTGGAGGCGGAGCATGA
- a CDS encoding type II toxin-antitoxin system HicB family antitoxin has translation MTDVPRYRIEADWSEQDGAYIAEVPELAGCMADGATRQEAIAAAEVVIAEWIETAKELGRPVPTVH, from the coding sequence ATGACCGACGTACCGCGCTACCGGATCGAGGCGGACTGGAGCGAGCAGGACGGTGCGTACATCGCCGAGGTGCCCGAACTCGCCGGGTGCATGGCCGACGGCGCGACCCGGCAGGAGGCCATCGCCGCGGCTGAAGTCGTAATCGCCGAGTGGATCGAGACGGCGAAGGAGCTTGGCCGGCCGGTTCCAACTGTCCACTGA
- a CDS encoding ABC transporter permease, whose protein sequence is MNDERRAVPTGGIVMPIDAAQSSIVDHQSSIPPRPSPLVGFFVLVAHSFRRHWRVRQMGWVSIGLLSLTVAWVAAVTLSAAGWRLEDRRSRRFGGLSHREYAEQLRPAARYKALDADLRDAVPSRHSSRPPESAPVRLPHPGETPTPLDPTADALRSLVLSVPAAVLASEKFTHDWAFTNFTRSVPLGAFVGFVLPLFTLAFASGALGTERESRSLVWLLTRPQPRPAIYVATFLGALPWCLLFGVGGFAALCLAGGDLGREAFTRFWPAAVGGTAAFAALFHLVGATFRRPVVVGLVYVFFFEALVALLPGSLKLLSLSFYARSLIYNDAVDAGYPAAALEVPEAVSAGTAWAVLATATLALLALGAWRFGRAEYRDDV, encoded by the coding sequence ATGAATGACGAACGCCGGGCCGTCCCCACGGGTGGAATTGTGATGCCGATCGATGCCGCCCAATCATCAATCGTCGATCATCAATCATCAATCCCCCCCCGCCCGTCCCCGCTGGTCGGCTTCTTCGTCCTCGTCGCCCACTCGTTCCGCCGCCACTGGCGCGTCCGGCAGATGGGCTGGGTCAGCATCGGGCTCCTCAGCCTCACGGTGGCGTGGGTCGCGGCCGTCACCCTCAGCGCCGCCGGGTGGCGGCTCGAAGACCGTCGCAGCCGGCGCTTCGGGGGGTTGTCGCACCGCGAGTACGCGGAGCAGCTGCGGCCGGCCGCCCGGTACAAGGCGCTCGACGCCGACCTGCGGGACGCCGTGCCGTCGCGCCACAGCTCCCGGCCGCCGGAGTCCGCCCCGGTGCGGCTGCCGCACCCGGGCGAGACGCCGACGCCGCTCGACCCCACCGCCGACGCCCTCCGCTCGCTCGTCCTGTCGGTGCCGGCGGCGGTGCTCGCGTCGGAGAAGTTCACCCACGACTGGGCGTTCACGAACTTCACCCGGAGCGTGCCGCTCGGGGCGTTCGTCGGGTTCGTGCTGCCGCTGTTCACGCTGGCGTTCGCCAGCGGGGCGCTCGGCACCGAGCGCGAGAGCCGGTCGCTGGTGTGGCTGCTGACGCGCCCCCAGCCCCGCCCCGCGATCTACGTGGCAACGTTCCTGGGGGCACTGCCGTGGTGCCTGCTGTTCGGCGTGGGCGGGTTCGCGGCCCTGTGCCTGGCCGGCGGCGACCTGGGGCGGGAGGCGTTCACCCGGTTCTGGCCCGCGGCCGTGGGCGGCACCGCGGCCTTCGCGGCGCTGTTCCACCTGGTCGGGGCGACGTTCCGCCGGCCGGTGGTCGTCGGGTTGGTTTATGTCTTCTTTTTCGAGGCGCTGGTCGCGCTGCTGCCGGGAAGTTTGAAGTTGCTGAGCTTGAGCTTCTACGCCCGGTCGTTGATCTATAATGATGCGGTCGACGCGGGCTACCCGGCGGCGGCGCTGGAGGTGCCCGAGGCGGTGTCGGCCGGGACCGCGTGGGCGGTGCTGGCGACGGCCACGTTGGCACTCCTGGCCCTCGGGGCATGGCGGTTCGGGCGTGCGGAGTACCGCGACGATGTCTAG
- a CDS encoding ABC transporter ATP-binding protein, producing the protein MTPLLELEGLTRTFGSFTALHGITLSLPPGRVGLLGPNGAGKSTLLKILMGLIPPTSGRGRVFDQELGGDRDSAGNWRLRRLIGFMPEADALVPGLTGVEYVTLAGELYGMPRREAQRRAHEVLSFLELEEARYRRVEEYSAGMKQRVKLAQAIVHDPPVLLLDEPTSGLDPAGRDAMLRLVQALGADHGKSVILSTHLLADVEAVCERVVIVAGGRVRRVGTVAELCGRRDDHYRVRVDGDPAGFRDDLLTEGVQLLGEVGPGEWRVSVPRGWTNLAFFKLAEVNGVTVRSLTRDDETLEELFLRTVSS; encoded by the coding sequence ATGACGCCGCTCCTGGAGCTTGAGGGGCTGACAAGAACCTTCGGCAGCTTCACCGCGCTGCACGGCATCACGCTGTCGCTGCCGCCGGGGCGCGTCGGGCTGCTCGGGCCGAACGGCGCCGGCAAGAGCACGCTCCTCAAGATTCTGATGGGGCTCATCCCCCCCACGTCCGGCCGCGGCCGCGTCTTCGACCAGGAGCTCGGCGGCGACCGCGACAGTGCCGGCAACTGGCGCCTCCGCCGCCTCATCGGCTTCATGCCGGAAGCCGACGCCCTCGTGCCCGGCCTCACCGGCGTCGAGTACGTGACGCTCGCGGGCGAGCTGTACGGCATGCCGCGCCGCGAGGCCCAGCGGCGGGCGCACGAGGTGCTGTCGTTCCTGGAACTGGAAGAGGCGCGGTATCGGCGTGTGGAAGAGTACTCGGCCGGGATGAAGCAGCGGGTCAAACTCGCACAGGCGATCGTCCACGACCCGCCGGTGCTGTTGCTGGACGAGCCGACGAGCGGCCTCGACCCGGCCGGCCGCGACGCCATGCTGCGGCTGGTCCAGGCGCTCGGCGCCGACCACGGCAAGTCGGTGATCCTTTCGACGCACCTGCTGGCGGACGTGGAGGCGGTGTGCGAGCGGGTGGTGATCGTGGCCGGCGGCCGGGTGCGGCGCGTCGGCACCGTCGCCGAGCTGTGCGGCCGGCGCGACGACCACTACCGCGTCCGCGTGGACGGCGACCCGGCCGGGTTCCGCGACGACCTGTTGACGGAGGGCGTGCAGCTGCTCGGCGAGGTCGGCCCCGGCGAGTGGCGGGTGAGCGTGCCGCGCGGGTGGACGAACCTGGCGTTCTTCAAGCTCGCCGAGGTGAACGGCGTCACCGTCCGGTCGCTGACCCGCGACGACGAGACGCTGGAGGAGCTGTTCCTGCGGACGGTGAGTAGTTGA
- the argJ gene encoding bifunctional glutamate N-acetyltransferase/amino-acid acetyltransferase ArgJ, protein MSDWHLARGFRYAGVVSGLRSEPNRRDIAVIVSDAPAAAAGVFTQNRVCAAPVHVSRERLPRADARAVVVCSGNANACTGEQGMADARRMTELVARDLGCQPEQVLVASTGVIGRPLPMPILEAGIPKAVVAAAPGRDALNDAAHAILTTDTGIKVATRVLELPGGAVTITGFAKGAAMIGPNLATMLGFVLTDAAVAPADLHAMLKGACETTFNCVSVEGHTSTNDTVFLLANGTGAPLAGHDLATFRDAVGGVCAELARKIAIDAEGANHLITIDVEGCRTDAEAKQIAKTVAESALVKTAVFGHDPNWGRVVSAAGYSGVTFDEKDLSLWMGDMLLYRAGTPLPFDAAAASGYLKHNRDVHFKLRLTHGPGRCTFHTCDLTYEYVKLNADYTT, encoded by the coding sequence ATGAGCGACTGGCACCTGGCCCGCGGGTTCCGCTACGCCGGCGTCGTGAGCGGCCTCCGCTCCGAACCGAACCGCCGCGACATCGCCGTCATCGTGTCCGACGCCCCCGCCGCGGCCGCCGGCGTGTTCACCCAGAACCGCGTCTGCGCCGCCCCCGTCCACGTCAGCCGGGAGCGCCTCCCCCGGGCCGACGCCCGCGCCGTGGTGGTCTGCTCCGGCAACGCCAACGCCTGCACCGGCGAGCAGGGCATGGCCGACGCCCGCCGCATGACCGAGCTCGTGGCCCGCGACCTGGGCTGCCAGCCCGAGCAGGTGCTCGTCGCCAGTACCGGCGTGATCGGCCGCCCGCTGCCGATGCCGATCCTGGAAGCCGGCATCCCGAAGGCCGTGGTCGCCGCCGCCCCCGGCCGCGACGCGCTGAACGACGCGGCGCACGCGATCCTCACCACCGACACCGGCATCAAGGTCGCCACCCGCGTGCTGGAGTTGCCCGGCGGCGCGGTCACGATCACCGGCTTCGCCAAGGGTGCGGCGATGATCGGCCCGAACCTCGCCACCATGCTCGGGTTCGTCCTCACGGACGCCGCCGTGGCCCCCGCCGACCTGCACGCCATGCTCAAGGGCGCGTGCGAGACGACGTTCAACTGCGTCAGCGTGGAAGGGCACACGAGCACGAACGACACCGTGTTCCTGCTGGCGAACGGCACCGGCGCGCCGCTCGCCGGGCACGACCTGGCGACGTTCCGCGACGCGGTCGGCGGCGTGTGCGCCGAGCTGGCCCGCAAGATCGCCATCGACGCGGAGGGGGCGAACCACCTCATCACGATCGACGTGGAGGGCTGCCGCACCGACGCCGAGGCGAAGCAGATCGCCAAGACGGTCGCGGAGAGCGCCCTGGTGAAGACGGCGGTGTTCGGCCACGACCCGAACTGGGGCCGCGTCGTGTCCGCGGCCGGCTACTCGGGCGTGACGTTCGACGAGAAGGACCTGTCGCTGTGGATGGGCGACATGCTGCTGTACCGCGCCGGCACGCCGCTGCCGTTCGACGCCGCGGCCGCGTCCGGGTACCTGAAGCACAACCGCGACGTGCACTTCAAGCTCCGCCTGACGCACGGCCCCGGCCGCTGCACGTTCCACACCTGCGACCTGACCTACGAGTACGTGAAGCTGAACGCGGACTACACGACCTGA
- a CDS encoding ABC transporter permease — MPAQTDTLLRYRPWRGTLRGPGWAALAMARSSLLLMARRRLYWGLFALVLLVFFFFFYGQYLVAWIPGQVGDSVLVAGVKVPVTNFTKFLERLNLNGTAHTFGNLFWFEGYVVVILLALAGSVLVGNDFHHGSLPFYLAKPIGRWHYVLGKCLGIGAVINLATTAPAVVLWLEAGLLNDWKTYYLDNLNLLAGVLGYGLVLTVCLSLLVVATAVWVRQTVPMVMVWMGVFVLMRMLAGWVVDGLRADPEWRLLDLWNNLYLVGMWCLQVDPATVRPQPQPAYWQAAAVVVGVCVGCCLYLRRRVQAVEVIG, encoded by the coding sequence ATGCCCGCGCAAACCGACACTCTGCTCCGCTACCGCCCCTGGCGCGGCACCCTGCGCGGCCCCGGCTGGGCGGCGCTGGCGATGGCCCGCTCGTCGCTGCTGCTGATGGCGCGCCGCCGGCTGTACTGGGGGCTGTTCGCGCTCGTGCTCCTGGTCTTCTTCTTCTTCTTCTACGGCCAGTACCTCGTCGCCTGGATCCCGGGCCAGGTCGGCGACAGCGTCCTCGTCGCCGGCGTGAAGGTGCCGGTGACCAACTTCACCAAGTTCCTCGAACGGCTGAACCTGAACGGCACCGCCCACACGTTCGGCAACCTGTTCTGGTTCGAGGGGTACGTCGTCGTCATCCTGCTGGCCCTGGCCGGCTCCGTCCTGGTCGGTAACGACTTTCACCACGGCAGCCTGCCGTTCTACCTCGCCAAGCCGATCGGCCGCTGGCACTACGTGCTGGGGAAGTGCCTCGGCATCGGCGCCGTCATCAACCTGGCGACCACCGCCCCCGCGGTCGTGCTCTGGCTGGAGGCCGGGCTGCTGAACGACTGGAAGACGTACTACCTGGACAACCTGAACCTGCTCGCCGGCGTCCTCGGCTACGGGCTGGTTCTCACGGTATGCTTGAGCCTGTTGGTGGTGGCCACGGCGGTGTGGGTGCGGCAGACGGTCCCGATGGTGATGGTGTGGATGGGCGTGTTCGTGCTCATGCGGATGCTGGCCGGGTGGGTCGTGGACGGCCTCCGCGCCGACCCGGAGTGGCGGCTCCTCGACCTGTGGAACAACCTGTACCTGGTCGGCATGTGGTGCCTCCAGGTGGACCCGGCGACGGTGCGGCCGCAGCCGCAGCCGGCGTACTGGCAGGCGGCGGCGGTGGTGGTCGGCGTGTGCGTCGGGTGCTGCCTCTACCTGCGGCGGCGGGTGCAGGCGGTCGAAGTCATCGGCTGA
- a CDS encoding SDR family NAD(P)-dependent oxidoreductase, which translates to MRRDVRGRVVLVTGASRGIGKRLAGKLARLGAKLALTARSADDLAKLAAELRAAGAEAETFPADLTSAADRQRLVDAVAARFGALDVLVNCAGVCSFGEFGTSSEDIARKVLEVNFFAPTELTRLCVPLLTASYEAGWRPAVVNVASICGRSGIPSMSEHCASKHAFVAMTEAFRGEFQRFGIDALLVLPGLVRSDDLNRHLLRNEGKIYLDFEGAQPSDEVADGVLKTLLRNRTEAAVGFVSWWVWFGKRAFPRVVRFVMQRKVWRFARRERKAGAT; encoded by the coding sequence ATGCGGCGGGACGTTCGGGGGCGGGTGGTGCTGGTCACCGGGGCGTCCCGCGGGATCGGCAAGCGGCTGGCCGGCAAACTCGCCCGGCTCGGGGCGAAGCTCGCGCTCACCGCCCGCTCCGCCGACGACCTCGCCAAGCTCGCCGCCGAGCTGCGGGCCGCCGGCGCCGAGGCCGAGACGTTCCCCGCCGACCTGACGAGCGCCGCCGACCGGCAGCGGCTCGTGGACGCGGTGGCGGCGCGATTCGGCGCGCTGGACGTGCTCGTAAACTGCGCCGGCGTTTGCAGCTTCGGCGAGTTCGGCACGTCGTCGGAGGACATCGCCCGCAAAGTGCTGGAGGTGAACTTCTTCGCCCCGACCGAGCTGACCCGGCTGTGCGTGCCGCTGCTGACGGCGAGTTACGAGGCGGGCTGGCGGCCGGCGGTGGTGAACGTGGCGAGCATCTGCGGCCGGTCGGGCATCCCGTCGATGTCCGAGCACTGCGCCAGCAAGCACGCCTTCGTGGCGATGACGGAAGCGTTCCGCGGCGAGTTCCAGCGGTTCGGCATCGACGCCCTGCTGGTGCTGCCGGGGCTGGTCCGCAGCGACGACCTGAACCGCCACCTGCTGCGGAACGAGGGGAAGATTTACCTCGACTTCGAGGGGGCGCAGCCGTCCGACGAGGTGGCCGACGGGGTGCTGAAGACGCTGCTGCGGAACCGGACGGAGGCGGCGGTGGGGTTCGTGTCGTGGTGGGTGTGGTTCGGCAAGCGGGCGTTCCCGCGGGTGGTGCGGTTCGTGATGCAGCGGAAGGTGTGGCGGTTCGCGCGGCGGGAGCGGAAGGCGGGCGCTACATAG
- a CDS encoding ABC transporter ATP-binding protein: protein MKTRRAAGVSPLLPDEAGKPGADAPGSPLLLFEQASKWYGSVLALNQVTLELTGGITGLVGANGAGKSTLLRLATGQLRPTLGRVSIRGTDAWDWRARRLVGYCPDADAFYEDMTGRGFVLVMARLCGYDRREARRRTEAVLTLVGMADRADRRIAGYSKGMRQRIKLAQALLHDPALLVLDEPLSGIDPIGRQELLDLFQRLAAQGKCLLISSHELEALEKLTNHVVIMARGRVAAVGTLPQIRELLDDHPVSVRIDVDVAREVARRLLDLPDVLGVEVVAGADGPGLVVKARNPKRFFPAVGRVLIEEHAEVRRLEPLDESAHAILGYLLGGSGRT, encoded by the coding sequence TTGAAGACCCGGCGAGCGGCGGGCGTTAGCCCGCTGTTACCCGACGAGGCGGGAAAACCGGGGGCTGACGCCCCCGGCTCGCCGCTCTTGCTCTTTGAGCAGGCGTCGAAGTGGTACGGCTCCGTGCTGGCGCTGAACCAGGTGACGCTCGAACTCACCGGCGGCATCACCGGCCTGGTCGGCGCCAACGGCGCCGGCAAGAGCACCCTGCTCCGCCTCGCCACCGGCCAGTTGCGGCCGACGCTCGGGCGCGTCTCGATCCGCGGCACCGACGCCTGGGACTGGCGCGCCCGCCGGCTGGTCGGCTACTGCCCCGACGCCGACGCCTTCTACGAGGACATGACCGGCCGCGGCTTCGTGCTGGTGATGGCCCGCCTGTGCGGGTACGACCGCCGGGAGGCGCGCCGCCGCACCGAAGCGGTGCTGACCCTCGTCGGCATGGCCGACCGCGCCGACCGCCGCATCGCCGGCTACTCGAAGGGCATGCGCCAGCGCATCAAGCTGGCGCAGGCGCTGCTCCACGACCCGGCGCTGCTCGTCCTCGACGAACCGCTGTCCGGCATCGACCCGATCGGCCGGCAGGAGTTGCTCGACCTGTTCCAGCGGCTCGCCGCCCAGGGGAAGTGCCTGCTCATCTCCAGCCACGAACTCGAAGCGCTGGAGAAGCTGACGAACCACGTCGTGATCATGGCCCGCGGCCGGGTCGCCGCCGTCGGCACGCTGCCGCAGATCCGGGAGCTGCTCGACGACCACCCGGTGTCGGTGCGCATCGACGTGGACGTGGCCCGCGAGGTGGCCCGGCGGCTGCTCGACCTGCCGGACGTGCTCGGCGTCGAGGTGGTGGCCGGCGCCGACGGCCCGGGGCTGGTGGTGAAGGCGCGGAACCCGAAGCGGTTCTTCCCGGCGGTGGGCCGCGTGCTGATCGAGGAGCACGCCGAGGTGCGGCGGCTGGAGCCGCTGGACGAGTCGGCGCACGCCATCCTGGGGTACCTGCTCGGCGGCAGCGGACGAACCTGA